A window of Mangifera indica cultivar Alphonso chromosome 13, CATAS_Mindica_2.1, whole genome shotgun sequence contains these coding sequences:
- the LOC123195248 gene encoding oxysterol-binding protein-related protein 4C-like: MGKYVKKVVLTKPLMFEGESCGDYNTPNLLQRILSLFKTVRPGADLTHFQLPATFNIPKSQLQFYGESVYCFSKDLLSICNNCDNPLDRFTSVVAWSISTTRPLIFGSAPYNPILGETHHVSSGNLNVLLEQVSHHPPVTGLHATNEKENIEIIWCQQPVAKFYGIGTSVEAEVHGKRQLKLHKYKETYEMNSPNLLVRFIPVPGTEWVGNVRIKCQENGLEAELCFRGRSLLGRRGRAIKGRIYESLSMKTLYEIDGHWDRTVSVKDMQNGKRKVIFDAKEVLYGLKTPVVKDSQAVWASESAAVWTEVSQGILNEEWEKARDAKKAIEEEQRKLLSERESVGESWLPKHFNVTQSRERGWDCSPIQETVPPAPIVVPL; encoded by the exons atg GGTAAATATGTGAAAAAGGTGGTCCTTACAAAGCCATTAATGTTCGAAGGAGAATCCTGCGGTGATTACAATACTCCAAATCTTTTACAACGCATTCTAAGTCTTTTTAAAACTGTACGACCAGGAGCTGATCTCACACACTTCCAG TTGCCAGCAACCTTCAACATTCCGAAGTCACAACTCCAATTTTACGGCGAGTCAGTGTACTGCTTTAGTAAAGATTTATTGAGCATTTGCAACAACTGTGACAACCCACTGGACAGATTCACATCTGTCGTGGCTTGGAGCATTTCCACCACACGCCCTCTCATTTTTGGCTCTGCTCCTTACAATCCCATTCTTGGAGAGACTCACCACGTTTCTAGTGGCAACCTCAATGTTCTATTGGAGCAG GTGTCACATCATCCACCCGTAACTGGTCTCCATGCAAccaatgaaaaggaaaatattgaaattatttgGTGTCAACAGCCTGTTGCCAAATTCTATGGTATAGGTACTTCAGTGGAAGCCGAGGTTCATGGCAAAAGGCAGTTAAAGCTACATAAATACAAAGAAACTTACGAAATGAACTCACCAAATCTGTTGGTCAGATTTATTCCGGTGCCCGGGACTGAATGGGTTGGCAACGTTAGAATCAAATGCCAAGAAAATGGCCTCGAAGCTGAATTATGCTTCAGAGGTAGATCTTTACTAGGGCGAAGAGGAAGAGCTATTAAAGGAAGAATTTATGAATCATTATCAATGAAAACTCTTTATGAGATCGATGGCCACTGGGACAG AACTGTCTCAGTGAAAGACATGCAAAATGGGAAACGAAAAGTTATATTCGATGCAAAAGAAGTTCTTTATGGGCTCAAAACTCCTGTTGTCAAGGATTCTCAA GCAGTGTGGGCAAGCGAATCAGCGGCAGTGTGGACTGAAGTTAGCCAAGGCATATTGAATGAGGAATGGGAGAAAGCTAGAGACGCAAAGAAAGCTATTGAGGAAGAGCAAAGGAAATTGTTGAGCGAAAGAGAATCAGTTGGAGAATCCTGGCTTCCAAAGCATTTTAATGTTACACAGAGCAGGGAAAGGGGTTGGGACTGTTCACCTATTCAGGAAACAGTACCACCAGCTCCAATTGTCGTCCCTCTTTGA